A stretch of Bifidobacterium sp. ESL0704 DNA encodes these proteins:
- the gatB gene encoding Asp-tRNA(Asn)/Glu-tRNA(Gln) amidotransferase subunit GatB, with product MAEKLMKYSDAVKEFDPVFGLETHVELCTQTKLFCPAHEEFGAEPNTELTPVSLGLPGSLPVVNKTAVDFAIKLGLALHCEIHEWSQFARKNYFYPDMPRDYQISQFDKPTNGNGYLDVELDDGTTFRVPIERAHIEDDAGKNTHVGGADGRIEGADHSLVDYNRAGVPLIEIVTKPVEGGGDRVPEIADAYMRAIRDIVRALGISHGRMEQGNMRADVNISLRKKGTKELGTRSETKNVNTFRGIKKTLQYEIRRQAAILDEGGEILQETRHWDEATQTTAGGRVKSDANDYRYFPDPDLVMLHITQEHIDEIAKTMPEMPRERRARLQKEWNLTDLQMRDLINADALDLVEETVKDGASAAGARKWWLGEISRVANERSVSLEELPITPADVAEVEKLVAAGKLNDKLAKQTVTGVLDGEGTPDEVVKKHNYQVVSDDGALDKAIDEALAANPDVAEKLKSGNMKPMGAIIGAVMRATHGQADAKAVSALVIKKMKG from the coding sequence ATGGCTGAAAAATTGATGAAGTATTCCGATGCCGTCAAGGAATTTGACCCGGTATTCGGTCTGGAAACCCACGTCGAGCTGTGCACGCAGACCAAGCTGTTCTGCCCGGCGCACGAGGAGTTCGGCGCGGAGCCGAACACGGAGCTCACCCCGGTGAGCCTCGGCCTGCCCGGAAGCCTGCCGGTGGTCAACAAGACCGCCGTCGACTTCGCGATCAAGCTGGGTCTGGCGCTGCACTGTGAGATCCACGAGTGGAGCCAGTTCGCCCGCAAGAACTACTTCTACCCGGATATGCCGCGCGACTATCAGATCTCGCAGTTCGACAAGCCGACCAACGGCAACGGCTATCTCGACGTCGAGCTCGACGATGGCACCACCTTCCGCGTGCCGATCGAGCGCGCCCACATCGAGGACGACGCCGGCAAGAACACCCACGTTGGTGGCGCCGACGGCCGTATCGAGGGCGCGGACCACTCGCTGGTCGATTACAACCGTGCCGGCGTCCCGCTGATCGAGATCGTCACCAAGCCTGTCGAGGGCGGCGGCGACCGCGTCCCGGAGATTGCGGACGCCTACATGCGCGCCATCCGCGACATCGTGCGCGCCCTGGGCATTTCCCATGGCCGCATGGAGCAAGGCAACATGCGCGCCGACGTCAACATCTCACTGCGCAAGAAGGGCACTAAGGAGCTCGGCACCCGTTCGGAGACCAAGAACGTCAACACGTTCCGTGGCATCAAGAAGACCTTGCAGTACGAGATTCGCCGTCAGGCGGCCATCCTCGACGAGGGCGGCGAGATTCTGCAGGAGACCCGCCACTGGGACGAGGCCACGCAGACCACCGCTGGCGGCAGAGTAAAGTCCGATGCCAACGATTACCGTTACTTCCCCGATCCCGACCTCGTGATGCTGCACATCACGCAGGAGCACATCGACGAGATTGCCAAGACCATGCCGGAGATGCCGCGCGAGCGTCGTGCCCGCCTGCAGAAGGAATGGAACCTGACCGATCTGCAGATGCGCGACCTGATCAACGCCGACGCGCTCGACCTGGTCGAAGAGACCGTCAAGGACGGTGCCTCGGCTGCCGGCGCCCGCAAGTGGTGGCTTGGCGAGATCTCCCGCGTCGCAAACGAGCGCAGCGTCTCGCTTGAAGAGCTGCCGATCACCCCGGCCGACGTGGCCGAGGTCGAGAAGCTCGTCGCCGCAGGCAAGCTCAACGACAAGCTCGCCAAGCAGACCGTCACCGGCGTGCTGGACGGCGAAGGCACCCCTGATGAGGTCGTCAAGAAGCACAACTATCAGGTCGTTTCCGACGATGGTGCGCTCGACAAGGCGATTGATGAGGCGCTTGCCGCCAACCCGGATGTGGCCGAGAAGCTCAAGAGCGGCAACATGAAGCCGATGGGCGCCATCATCGGCGCCGTTATGCGTGCCACTCACGGTCAGGCCGATGCCAAGGCCGTGAGCGCTCTGGTCATCAAAAAGATGAAAGGCTGA
- the gatA gene encoding Asp-tRNA(Asn)/Glu-tRNA(Gln) amidotransferase subunit GatA, producing the protein MAEANELVKLTAAQMAEKIRNKEVSSRELVDAELNVIDAAEPDIHAFLHVSADEARAQADAFDKKNAAGETEGLPELAGVPIAIKDMIVTKGIETTAASKILEGWIPPYDATVITKLKAAGMPLLGKTNLDEFAQGSSTEHSAFGPTHNPWDTSRVPGGSGGGSASAVAAFEAPLALGTDTGGSIRQPGSLTGTVGVKPTYGGVSRFGAIAMASSLDQIGPVSRNVLDSALLQEIIGGHDVRDSTSIPMDVPPIVKAAREGYKRDLKGMKVGLVKQLGGDGYQPGVEARFNEAVKLLQDMGAEVVEVDCPHFDYALAAYYIIMPSEVSSNLARYDGMRYGLRVMPPAGVPQTAANMMAYTREAGFGDEVKRRIILGIYALSAGYYDAWYGSAQKVRTLIIDDFNKAFEKADVLVAPTSPTTAFKFGEKMNDPLTMYMSDIATIPANMAGTPAMSIPAGLSDDGLPVGFQFMAPQKHDEQMYKPAAALEAALEEQWGGPVWQSLKTPWLKSAK; encoded by the coding sequence ATGGCCGAAGCAAATGAATTGGTGAAGCTCACCGCCGCACAGATGGCGGAGAAGATTCGCAACAAGGAAGTCTCCAGCCGCGAGCTGGTCGATGCCGAGCTGAACGTCATCGATGCCGCCGAACCGGACATCCATGCGTTCCTGCACGTATCCGCCGATGAGGCGCGCGCTCAGGCCGACGCCTTCGATAAGAAGAATGCCGCAGGCGAGACCGAGGGCCTGCCGGAGCTCGCCGGTGTGCCGATCGCCATCAAGGACATGATCGTTACCAAGGGTATCGAAACGACCGCCGCTTCGAAGATTCTCGAAGGCTGGATCCCGCCGTACGACGCCACGGTCATCACCAAGCTCAAGGCCGCGGGCATGCCGCTTTTGGGCAAGACCAACCTTGATGAGTTCGCACAAGGTTCCTCCACGGAGCACTCCGCGTTCGGCCCGACCCATAATCCTTGGGACACCTCCCGTGTCCCTGGTGGCTCCGGCGGTGGTTCCGCTTCCGCGGTCGCCGCATTCGAGGCCCCGCTTGCGCTCGGCACCGATACCGGCGGTTCGATTCGTCAGCCCGGCAGCCTGACCGGCACGGTCGGCGTCAAGCCCACCTATGGTGGCGTTTCCCGTTTCGGTGCGATCGCCATGGCGAGCTCGCTCGACCAGATCGGCCCGGTCTCGCGCAACGTGCTTGATTCCGCGCTGCTGCAGGAGATCATCGGCGGCCACGACGTGCGTGATTCCACGTCCATTCCGATGGACGTTCCGCCAATCGTCAAGGCTGCTCGCGAAGGCTACAAGCGCGACCTCAAGGGTATGAAGGTCGGACTTGTCAAGCAACTCGGCGGCGATGGCTATCAGCCCGGTGTCGAGGCCCGTTTCAATGAAGCGGTCAAGCTTCTGCAAGACATGGGTGCCGAAGTGGTCGAGGTCGATTGCCCGCACTTCGATTACGCGCTCGCCGCCTACTACATCATCATGCCGTCCGAGGTCAGCTCCAACCTGGCCCGCTACGATGGCATGCGTTACGGTCTGCGTGTGATGCCGCCGGCAGGTGTGCCGCAAACGGCCGCCAACATGATGGCCTATACCCGCGAGGCCGGCTTCGGCGACGAGGTCAAGCGCCGTATCATCCTTGGCATCTACGCCCTTTCCGCCGGCTACTACGATGCATGGTACGGTTCGGCGCAGAAGGTCCGCACCCTGATCATCGACGATTTCAACAAGGCGTTCGAGAAGGCCGACGTGCTGGTCGCGCCGACGAGCCCGACCACCGCGTTCAAGTTCGGTGAGAAGATGAACGACCCGCTGACGATGTACATGAGCGATATCGCCACGATTCCGGCGAACATGGCCGGCACCCCCGCGATGAGCATCCCCGCCGGGCTTTCCGACGATGGCCTGCCCGTGGGCTTCCAGTTCATGGCCCCGCAGAAGCACGACGAGCAGATGTACAAGCCCGCCGCCGCGCTTGAGGCGGCCCTGGAGGAGCAGTGGGGCGGCCCGGTCTGGCAGAGCCTCAAGACCCCGTGGCTCAAGAGCGCAAAGTAA
- the gatC gene encoding Asp-tRNA(Asn)/Glu-tRNA(Gln) amidotransferase subunit GatC codes for MPTFTRDTVEHLGQLAQIALTDEEATRMQGELNVIADSINKVQEVASDDVEPTANPVPLEAYLRPDVPEKPLSREDALAGAPATENGMFVAPRILGGEA; via the coding sequence ATGCCTACTTTCACAAGAGATACAGTCGAGCATCTGGGCCAACTTGCCCAGATCGCGCTCACCGACGAGGAAGCGACCCGCATGCAAGGCGAGTTGAACGTCATCGCCGATTCCATCAACAAGGTGCAGGAAGTCGCGTCCGATGACGTCGAACCTACTGCCAACCCGGTTCCGCTCGAGGCGTATCTGCGCCCCGACGTCCCCGAAAAGCCGTTGAGCCGCGAGGACGCGCTCGCCGGAGCCCCAGCCACGGAGAACGGTATGTTCGTAGCCCCGCGCATCCTCGGAGGTGAAGCCTGA
- a CDS encoding ATP-binding cassette domain-containing protein encodes MIEITNLSKRFGSKTALDGVSFTAFDGKVTGFLGPNGAGKSTTMRAALGLIAPDSGKALIDGADFRKSRAPMTSVGAVLDAKSAHKNRSAYNHLLSLALTNGISKRRVNEVINFTGLESVKKRKTGGFSLGMSQRLSIAAALLGDPHNLVLDEPVNGLDPEGVKWVRELCRFYASQGRAVLLSSHLMSEVALTADNLVIIGQGKVLETTTVNDFVAEHSAHSIRVVTPEPQKLRAIFASAPEVQVHVEQRTASDPREGEVFRINGADLKSAAQVFAQAQLVTYELVEEKVSLEEAYLSLTHSQAQYTAKELPGERPIEYVQQNMDGNFATAGNMQFNGEGQTR; translated from the coding sequence ATGATAGAAATAACCAATCTGAGTAAGCGGTTTGGCTCCAAAACCGCGCTCGACGGTGTGAGTTTCACTGCTTTTGACGGCAAGGTGACCGGGTTTCTCGGTCCTAACGGAGCGGGAAAATCAACGACGATGCGCGCGGCACTGGGGCTGATCGCGCCTGATTCCGGAAAGGCGTTGATCGACGGCGCTGACTTTCGCAAGTCCCGCGCCCCGATGACGAGTGTGGGCGCAGTACTCGACGCCAAGTCGGCTCACAAGAACCGTTCCGCATACAATCATCTGCTTTCTCTGGCGCTCACCAACGGCATTTCCAAGCGTCGCGTCAACGAGGTCATCAATTTCACCGGCTTGGAAAGCGTCAAGAAACGCAAAACCGGCGGCTTTTCGCTGGGTATGAGCCAACGGCTTTCCATCGCGGCGGCGCTGTTGGGCGACCCGCACAACCTCGTGCTCGACGAGCCGGTCAACGGCCTCGACCCTGAAGGTGTGAAATGGGTGCGTGAACTGTGCAGGTTCTACGCCAGCCAGGGCCGTGCGGTGCTGCTGAGCTCACACTTGATGAGCGAGGTCGCGCTGACCGCCGACAATCTGGTCATCATCGGGCAGGGCAAGGTCTTGGAAACGACCACGGTCAACGATTTCGTCGCCGAGCACTCCGCCCATTCGATTCGTGTGGTCACCCCGGAGCCGCAGAAACTCAGGGCCATTTTCGCCAGTGCCCCGGAGGTCCAGGTACATGTTGAACAACGCACAGCGTCCGACCCGCGTGAAGGCGAGGTCTTCCGCATCAACGGAGCCGACCTGAAGTCCGCCGCGCAGGTGTTCGCGCAGGCGCAGCTGGTGACCTACGAACTCGTCGAGGAAAAGGTGTCGCTCGAAGAGGCCTACCTGTCACTCACGCATTCCCAGGCGCAGTACACAGCCAAGGAGCTTCCCGGCGAACGGCCGATCGAATATGTGCAGCAGAATATGGACGGCAATTTCGCAACCGCCGGGAACATGCAGTTTAATGGGGAAGGACAAACGCGATGA
- a CDS encoding TrmH family RNA methyltransferase codes for MREPNPITAAAQASGEPVFREIGVGPWAQTHPDEPRPDNPQSPNFDERYDPELLDNGDRRNVLDGFRYWSVSAIKAELDKRGRHGFDVAVENWTHDFNIGSMVRTANAFAARKVHIVGPHKWNRKGALMTELYQHVDHHPSIEELVASWKQEIAEEIKQAEADEAKAEFRVDKARYHRIAEEARASRIIALDIIPGAVPIETYRFPNRCLMLFGAEGPGLSQRALELADDVVYISQFGSVRSINAGAAAAVSMHCWISQHLTA; via the coding sequence GTGCGTGAGCCTAATCCTATAACCGCGGCGGCCCAGGCTTCGGGCGAGCCAGTTTTCCGCGAGATCGGTGTCGGTCCGTGGGCGCAGACCCATCCAGACGAACCTCGTCCCGACAATCCGCAGTCGCCGAATTTCGACGAACGCTACGATCCGGAACTGCTTGACAACGGTGACCGCCGTAATGTGCTCGATGGATTCCGCTATTGGTCAGTGTCCGCCATCAAGGCTGAGCTGGACAAGCGGGGCCGTCATGGTTTCGACGTGGCCGTCGAAAACTGGACGCATGATTTCAATATCGGATCGATGGTGCGTACGGCCAATGCCTTCGCTGCACGCAAGGTCCATATCGTCGGCCCGCACAAGTGGAACCGCAAGGGCGCGCTGATGACCGAGCTCTACCAGCACGTCGACCACCATCCCTCCATCGAAGAGCTGGTGGCGAGCTGGAAGCAGGAAATCGCCGAGGAAATCAAGCAAGCCGAAGCGGACGAGGCCAAGGCCGAATTCCGTGTGGACAAGGCCCGTTATCACCGCATTGCCGAGGAGGCCAGGGCCTCCCGTATCATCGCACTCGACATCATCCCCGGCGCGGTTCCCATCGAAACCTACCGTTTCCCGAACCGTTGCCTGATGCTCTTCGGAGCCGAAGGGCCTGGTCTCTCTCAGCGGGCGCTGGAACTGGCCGATGATGTGGTCTATATTTCCCAGTTCGGCTCGGTGCGCTCGATTAATGCTGGTGCCGCCGCCGCGGTCTCCATGCACTGCTGGATTTCCCAGCATTTGACTGCTTGA
- a CDS encoding orotate phosphoribosyltransferase has protein sequence MSAKGKRADRSGELGELLRAAMADKPFNELFAVSLDAHGFELIGDALLDALEQRGFALGDFDAVGALTAAAVPMVTAVMHAAHERGRELNGFVMDFVYPSIKGPSISGRRVVLLDSWLSEKSYVQTSSLVTLRNGNELSLDFSVVEHEGAEVVAIASLIGGVSGDADAGGIKVINPVSGEQRNLPFVTVFDEDGLRGGATEAEKTD, from the coding sequence ATGAGTGCCAAGGGTAAAAGAGCCGATCGAAGTGGCGAGCTTGGTGAGCTGTTGCGTGCGGCGATGGCCGATAAGCCGTTCAACGAGCTGTTTGCAGTGAGTCTTGATGCGCACGGCTTCGAGCTTATTGGTGACGCTTTGCTCGACGCGTTGGAGCAGCGCGGTTTCGCTCTTGGTGACTTTGATGCGGTCGGCGCGTTGACCGCTGCCGCCGTGCCGATGGTGACTGCGGTGATGCACGCCGCTCATGAGCGCGGACGTGAGCTTAACGGTTTCGTGATGGATTTTGTCTATCCGTCGATCAAAGGCCCTTCTATTTCAGGCAGGCGCGTGGTCTTGCTCGATTCGTGGCTTTCCGAAAAGTCGTATGTACAGACTTCGTCGCTGGTCACCTTGCGCAACGGCAATGAGCTGAGTCTTGATTTCAGCGTTGTGGAGCATGAAGGCGCAGAAGTCGTTGCCATCGCTTCATTGATCGGCGGGGTCAGTGGCGATGCCGACGCTGGCGGCATCAAAGTCATTAATCCCGTTTCCGGCGAGCAACGCAATCTGCCTTTTGTAACGGTTTTCGACGAGGACGGGTTGCGTGGTGGCGCGACTGAAGCAGAAAAGACCGATTGA
- the rmuC gene encoding DNA recombination protein RmuC: MFENPVVAIVMVILAAALGLVAGFVLGKSKGQETARTVKDTGAEETQAQNDQLRRQVGELTTQAAQYRTQCDGLNQQLAFVKSQLAQAQQAEQLRVQRQQEQERREAERKQAEQAKAMAEQSKVLSALAPVQKNLDALQQKVTQIEEGRKHEMGALGQQLKGLNDQQTRLDKETSSLSAALRNNKVRGAWGEAQLRNIVESAGLLEHVDFDTQVVVADPEGRIQRPDMVVYLPGGKTIPIDAKAPYSDYQRACEIPDTASVDELKRRDELLRAHAKALREHVKTLGDKAYWNAFETTPDFVIAFIPNDALLEAALKVDPTLMDDAFARKVALTSPVTLWTVLKSVAFAWQQQSLTDDAKMLFDLSRELYERFAVLGDKANKLGHSITRTVSAYNAFASSLESRVLVTARKMQKIDSSKVIEPVEMADSEKTDVHELTAPELDLESKEQEQSSGE, translated from the coding sequence ATGTTCGAAAATCCTGTAGTGGCAATCGTAATGGTCATCCTCGCAGCGGCGCTGGGGCTGGTGGCCGGATTTGTGCTGGGCAAATCCAAAGGGCAGGAGACCGCGAGAACCGTCAAAGACACCGGTGCCGAAGAGACGCAGGCGCAAAACGACCAGCTTCGGCGACAGGTAGGTGAGCTTACCACGCAGGCCGCGCAATATCGAACGCAGTGCGATGGGTTGAATCAGCAGCTGGCGTTCGTCAAATCGCAATTGGCGCAGGCCCAGCAGGCCGAGCAGCTTCGTGTGCAACGACAGCAGGAGCAGGAGCGGAGGGAAGCCGAACGCAAACAGGCCGAGCAGGCCAAGGCGATGGCGGAGCAGAGCAAGGTGCTTTCCGCGCTCGCTCCTGTGCAGAAAAACCTTGATGCCCTGCAGCAGAAGGTCACCCAGATTGAAGAAGGCCGCAAGCACGAGATGGGTGCCTTGGGCCAGCAGCTCAAGGGGCTGAACGACCAACAGACCCGCTTGGACAAGGAGACCAGTTCGCTTTCGGCCGCGTTGCGCAACAACAAGGTGCGTGGCGCATGGGGTGAGGCGCAGCTGCGCAACATCGTGGAATCCGCAGGGCTTCTGGAGCATGTCGATTTTGATACGCAGGTGGTCGTGGCCGATCCGGAAGGTCGCATACAGCGGCCGGACATGGTGGTTTATCTTCCCGGCGGCAAGACGATTCCCATCGATGCCAAGGCACCGTATTCCGATTACCAGCGTGCCTGCGAGATTCCCGATACGGCTTCTGTTGACGAGCTCAAACGTCGTGATGAGTTGCTGCGGGCCCACGCCAAAGCGTTGCGCGAGCATGTCAAGACCTTGGGCGACAAGGCCTATTGGAATGCTTTCGAGACCACTCCCGATTTTGTTATCGCTTTCATTCCCAACGATGCCTTGCTTGAGGCGGCTTTGAAGGTCGACCCGACGTTGATGGACGATGCATTCGCGCGTAAGGTTGCGTTGACTTCGCCGGTCACCTTGTGGACGGTGCTGAAATCGGTCGCTTTCGCGTGGCAACAGCAGAGCCTTACCGATGACGCCAAGATGCTTTTCGATCTTTCGCGTGAGCTGTATGAACGTTTTGCGGTTCTTGGCGACAAAGCCAACAAGCTTGGCCATTCCATTACCCGTACGGTTTCGGCATACAATGCTTTCGCTTCGTCGTTGGAGTCGCGTGTGTTGGTCACCGCGCGTAAAATGCAGAAGATTGATTCGAGCAAGGTTATCGAGCCGGTCGAGATGGCCGATTCCGAGAAAACTGACGTCCATGAGCTTACGGCTCCCGAGTTGGACCTTGAGTCGAAAGAGCAGGAACAATCGTCCGGTGAATAA